A window from Hemicordylus capensis ecotype Gifberg chromosome 2, rHemCap1.1.pri, whole genome shotgun sequence encodes these proteins:
- the LOC128344018 gene encoding WAP four-disulfide core domain protein 2-like codes for MRSGLVLLMGLLALWMELTSASHPAKGGAGKPGICPHPSVGICPDRCNSDDDCTGNLKCCRIGCGRTCTKPIFPEKPGECPKFKIKPGMPCKRNCWHDHDCKGTDKCCTQGCSKICFAAGLPSPPEGQLLPPVGDGVHVH; via the exons ATGAGATCTGGGCTTGTTCTCCTCATGGGGCTCCTTGCTCTTTGGATGGAGCTGACTTCTGCATCTCATCCAGCGAAAGGTGGTGCAG GCAAGCCCGGAATCTGTCCCCATCCAAGTGTTGGGATCTGTCCAGACAGGTGTAATTCAGATGACGATTGCACTGGCAACCTGAAGTGCTGCAGAATTGGCTGTGGCCGCACCTGCACGAAGCCAATATTCCCTG AAAAACCTGGCGAGTGCCCCAAGTTCAAAATCAAGCCTGGGATGCCATGCAAAAGGAACTGCTGGCACGACCACGACTGTAAGGGGACGGACAAGTGCTGTACACAGGGCTGTAGCAAGATCTGTTTTGCCGCAG GTCTCCCATCTCCCCCTGAGGGTCAGCTCCTGccacctgttggagatggagttcatgtgcattga